From bacterium:
TTTCTGCGCCTTCTAATTGAAGCAATTTCTTTTTCCAGGCCAGGCCGGAGGAAAAGCCCCCCAGGGCGCCATCACTTCGAAGAATCCGGTGACAGGGGATGAGAATGGGAAGGGGATTTGCCGAAAGCGCCTGCCCCACAGGGCGAGATGCCTTCGGTTTACCCATAATTTCAGCCACCCAGCCATAGGCGCGCGTTTCTCCATAAGGGATGGCTTGAACTGTCTCCCACACCTTTCTTTGAAAAGGAGTGGCCTGCTTTAGATCGAAAGGATAATTAAAGAAAACCTTTTTGCCCTCGAAATAGTCAGTAAGCTCTTTACTTAAAGTTTGAAAGGGAGAGGGGTCGATTATCAATTCGCCGCTTACTTCTTCTGTTAACCTTTGAAGGGCATAATCCTTATTTCTCTGGGGCAAAATAAGCCTTAACAGTCCCTCTTTTGTCCCGGCTAAAGCCAACCAGCCTTCTTCGGTCAGGAAAAAACCGCAGCTTATCTTTAGACCAGGATATTTATGGCTAAATTTCGGCATAGCCTGGCTTCCTCAGGTAAATAGGCTGAAGACTGAAGACTGAAGTTCAATAGTCTTCAGCCTTCAGTCTTCAGCCTTCAGTTTATCCACCTGAGTAGAAAAAGTCAAGGGTTTTGTTTTTGAGAATGGCCGACCAAACAATTAGGCTTGACATGGTTTAAATATTGTGATATTATTAGTGCCTATGAGGAGCATAAATGGAATTCTATTACCTAAACAAGCCCTGCTGTGGTTAACCCTCTTGGCCATGTTAAGTTCATCTCTGGCCTGGGCAGAGGAAGGCAAGGCCATCACTAATATTATGGTTGACGGCCTGAGCCGGATAGATGAGAAAGAGGTCAAGACAGTCATAAAGACTACCGTAGGAGAGGTTCCTTCCAGGCAGGGTATCAGAGAGGATGTGAAGGCTATTTATGCCCTGGGACATTTCTCAGATGTGAGGGTTGATTTAAATGAGGCGGAGAATGATGTGGCCCTTACCTTTCGGCTGGAAGAACGTCCTTTAATAGCCTCCATCTCTGTTGAGGAGAATAAAGCTATTGAAAGTAAGAAGTTGATTAAAGAAAGCGGCTTAAAAGAAAAGGAATCTT
This genomic window contains:
- a CDS encoding methylated-DNA--[protein]-cysteine S-methyltransferase encodes the protein MPKFSHKYPGLKISCGFFLTEEGWLALAGTKEGLLRLILPQRNKDYALQRLTEEVSGELIIDPSPFQTLSKELTDYFEGKKVFFNYPFDLKQATPFQRKVWETVQAIPYGETRAYGWVAEIMGKPKASRPVGQALSANPLPILIPCHRILRSDGALGGFSSGLAWKKKLLQLEGAEKFRPVRLSNTLF